In a genomic window of Feifania hominis:
- a CDS encoding sensor histidine kinase, translating into MRRPQKKFLLHDIALTLVIAGMATGIGWLFRLLSFPEVNVVVLYILSVILTARFTSGYTFGVAAAVFATLSFNYFFTAPFFTLSVYDLSYLITFAVMTLTSLITSALTTKVKQAALEAQRREFDTAVLYRLTSNLTDAEDVGAIAQIAVAAVSEAMGCRAGCLCCGEDGRPEASFLQQRAPGDTVRRGTDAQALLERLATTSGPCEGEEFFDWPIRARETLLGVIRIPRETAEHITGEQERLLRSMIESISLAMDRLRIARERIRSREEMAQERYRGNLLRAISHDLRTPLSGIMGTSEMLMHMTDRDDPRYDMAQGIYREVEWLHALVENILNLTRLQDGRLVLNKQPEAVEEVIGAALSTIGKRAPDREITAEIPSDVLYVPMDIHLISQVLVNLLDNALKHTPQGEIKITVREDCVNHLAVFTVADRGSGISAADLPHIFQMFYTSKSRGPDAQRGVGLGLAICESIVTAHGGTITAGNRTDGSGAEFTFTLPLEDKDNAKQ; encoded by the coding sequence TTGAGACGGCCACAGAAAAAATTTCTGCTGCATGACATTGCGCTGACACTTGTCATCGCGGGAATGGCCACTGGAATCGGCTGGCTCTTCCGGCTTCTCTCCTTTCCCGAGGTGAATGTCGTGGTCCTCTACATCCTCTCCGTCATTCTCACCGCCCGGTTTACTTCCGGTTACACATTCGGTGTTGCCGCCGCTGTCTTTGCAACCCTCTCTTTTAACTATTTTTTCACAGCGCCCTTTTTCACCCTCTCTGTCTATGACCTGAGCTACCTGATCACATTCGCTGTCATGACGCTCACCTCCCTCATCACAAGCGCTCTCACCACCAAGGTCAAACAGGCCGCTCTGGAGGCGCAGCGCAGGGAGTTTGACACAGCCGTTCTCTACCGCCTGACCAGCAATCTGACCGATGCGGAGGATGTCGGCGCTATTGCGCAAATTGCAGTAGCTGCTGTCAGCGAGGCCATGGGGTGCCGGGCGGGATGTCTGTGCTGTGGGGAAGACGGCAGACCCGAGGCGAGTTTTCTTCAGCAGCGCGCGCCAGGCGATACCGTGCGCCGCGGCACAGACGCGCAGGCCCTGCTTGAACGGCTTGCGACAACAAGCGGTCCCTGCGAGGGCGAGGAATTTTTTGACTGGCCCATTCGAGCGAGAGAGACTCTCCTCGGAGTCATCCGCATTCCCCGTGAGACGGCTGAGCATATCACCGGCGAACAGGAACGTCTGCTGCGCTCTATGATCGAGAGCATCTCTCTTGCCATGGATCGTCTTCGCATTGCCCGAGAGCGCATCCGCTCCCGCGAGGAAATGGCCCAGGAGCGCTATCGCGGCAATCTTCTTCGCGCCATCTCCCACGATCTGCGCACTCCCCTCTCCGGCATTATGGGCACGAGTGAAATGCTCATGCATATGACCGATCGGGATGACCCCCGCTATGACATGGCCCAGGGGATCTACCGGGAGGTTGAATGGCTGCATGCACTGGTTGAAAACATACTCAATCTGACGCGTTTGCAGGACGGGCGACTGGTTCTGAACAAGCAGCCCGAGGCCGTTGAGGAGGTCATTGGAGCCGCGCTTTCCACCATTGGGAAACGGGCACCCGATCGGGAGATCACAGCGGAAATCCCCAGCGACGTCCTCTATGTGCCCATGGACATCCACCTGATTTCCCAAGTGCTCGTCAATCTGCTTGACAACGCTCTTAAACACACGCCGCAGGGTGAAATCAAAATCACAGTGCGCGAGGACTGTGTCAATCATCTTGCTGTCTTCACGGTTGCCGATCGCGGCAGTGGAATCAGCGCTGCTGATCTGCCACATATTTTTCAAATGTTTTACACATCCAAATCCCGCGGACCCGATGCGCAGAGAGGAGTCGGATTGGGTCTTGCCATCTGTGAGTCGATCGTGACAGCTCACGGCGGGACGATCACCGCCGGGAACCGTACCGACGGCTCCGGTGCGGAATTTACCTTTACTCTGCCACTGGAGGACAAAGACAATGCAAAGCAGTAA
- a CDS encoding response regulator — translation MQSSKETILVVEDDTQIRSFICYALKQEGFSCMTAGTAQSALSQLVSQPVDLVLLDLGLPDFDGMEVIRKVREWSEVPILVVSARDQDREKAAALDAGADDYLTKPFSATELLARIRVALRHLHRASAGTSQAMLCVGGLCMDFSRHLVTLDAAPLHVTPLEYSLLALFFKNMGKVLTTQYILREIYGVGYGTDTQALRALMAGLRRKIEKNPASPRYILTEIGVGYRLVDE, via the coding sequence ATGCAAAGCAGTAAAGAAACCATCCTCGTCGTAGAGGACGACACGCAGATTCGCAGCTTCATCTGCTATGCACTGAAGCAGGAGGGATTCTCCTGTATGACAGCCGGCACTGCACAGAGCGCCCTTTCCCAGCTTGTCTCACAGCCGGTCGATCTGGTACTGCTCGATCTGGGACTGCCCGATTTTGACGGCATGGAAGTGATCCGAAAGGTTCGCGAGTGGTCAGAGGTTCCCATTCTTGTGGTATCCGCGCGCGACCAGGACCGCGAGAAAGCTGCCGCACTCGACGCCGGCGCCGACGACTATTTGACAAAGCCTTTCTCTGCAACGGAACTGCTCGCGCGAATTCGTGTCGCACTGCGCCACCTCCACCGTGCATCTGCCGGCACTTCGCAGGCCATGCTCTGTGTGGGAGGGCTGTGTATGGACTTCAGTCGTCACCTTGTCACGCTCGACGCAGCGCCGCTCCACGTCACGCCGCTGGAGTACAGTCTTCTGGCTCTTTTTTTCAAAAATATGGGAAAGGTGCTGACTACTCAGTACATCCTCCGGGAGATCTACGGGGTTGGCTATGGGACCGATACACAGGCTCTGCGCGCCCTGATGGCCGGGCTGCGAAGAAAAATTGAAAAGAATCCGGCCAGTCCCCGCTACATCCTCACCGAAATCGGCGTCGGGTATCGGCTTGTGGACGAATGA
- a CDS encoding tetratricopeptide repeat protein yields the protein MQIVHTTEIQELDALCAAIREYAQRGDLEKGEQLATEAMGKHPDAPQPHNLYGVLLEKKGDHCSAMKHFRAADALDPSYRPARQNLESFGTFFSHGRLAFDESDCPQDLSCDYVVVRDARGIGHVVRKGLR from the coding sequence ATGCAAATTGTTCATACCACAGAGATTCAGGAACTTGACGCGCTCTGCGCGGCAATCAGAGAATATGCCCAAAGAGGAGACCTTGAAAAAGGGGAGCAACTCGCTACCGAGGCCATGGGAAAACATCCCGATGCGCCGCAGCCACACAATCTCTACGGCGTTCTCCTGGAGAAAAAGGGCGACCATTGTTCCGCTATGAAACACTTTCGTGCAGCGGATGCACTCGATCCCTCCTACCGCCCGGCGCGGCAGAACCTTGAGAGTTTTGGCACCTTCTTTTCGCATGGGCGGCTCGCCTTTGACGAGAGCGACTGCCCGCAGGACCTGTCTTGCGACTACGTTGTCGTACGCGATGCACGCGGAATTGGACATGTCGTGAGAAAGGGCCTAAGATGA
- a CDS encoding potassium channel family protein produces MMLFHRGTHRNYTVIAGCGRLGAHLADTLSGRGENVLVIDSNQNAFRRLSSSFGGLVLTGDATDLDILHEARISDAVAVLAVTGSDNVNIMISQLARERFGVKKVIARLYDPDCARICREFGIAAVCPAALSTGQIVDILFELSESALEPHGEGIA; encoded by the coding sequence ATGATGCTGTTTCACAGGGGAACTCACCGCAACTACACGGTCATCGCGGGTTGTGGCAGACTGGGCGCGCATCTCGCCGATACGCTCAGTGGACGAGGGGAAAACGTCCTGGTCATCGACTCGAACCAGAACGCCTTTCGCCGGCTCTCCTCCTCCTTTGGCGGGTTGGTTCTCACCGGTGATGCGACCGATCTCGACATCCTGCACGAGGCCCGTATAAGCGATGCGGTCGCTGTGCTGGCCGTGACCGGCAGCGACAATGTCAACATCATGATCTCTCAGCTCGCGCGGGAGCGGTTCGGTGTAAAAAAAGTCATCGCGCGGCTGTATGACCCCGACTGCGCGCGCATCTGCCGGGAATTCGGCATCGCGGCAGTCTGTCCCGCCGCGCTCTCTACCGGGCAGATTGTCGATATCCTCTTCGAGCTGTCTGAATCTGCTTTAGAGCCGCATGGGGAGGGAATTGCGTGA
- a CDS encoding NAD-binding protein — protein sequence MKRHILLIGGRGKAKALAQSLLRRGCRVTVINESVDDCHMLAQVERLNVIHGDGTKPHVLEDAGAAQADLAVALTSQDEANLLICELCKRLFGVSKTISLLCDPKKTDFFYQMGVDHVVCAVSAVTAIMEQQAFVGKIANTLPIGAEQIQIAEVPISGGAPAVGKKLWEINLPRDVVIGCILRGDRAMIPRGDTVVLSGDMLVLISSNGQELAAIRELTGR from the coding sequence GTGAAGCGGCACATTCTGCTGATCGGCGGCCGAGGCAAAGCAAAAGCTCTTGCCCAGTCCCTCCTGCGGCGTGGTTGCCGGGTGACCGTCATCAATGAGTCTGTCGATGACTGCCACATGCTCGCCCAGGTAGAGCGGCTCAACGTCATCCACGGGGATGGCACAAAACCTCATGTCCTTGAGGACGCCGGTGCAGCACAGGCCGATCTTGCCGTTGCACTTACATCACAGGATGAGGCCAACCTGCTCATCTGCGAGCTGTGCAAGAGACTGTTCGGTGTCAGTAAGACCATCTCTCTGCTCTGCGATCCCAAAAAGACTGACTTTTTTTATCAAATGGGCGTCGACCATGTTGTCTGTGCCGTTTCAGCCGTCACGGCAATCATGGAACAGCAGGCATTTGTCGGAAAAATTGCGAATACTCTCCCCATTGGCGCGGAACAAATCCAAATTGCCGAGGTTCCCATATCCGGCGGGGCACCAGCTGTCGGAAAAAAACTCTGGGAAATCAATCTGCCGCGTGATGTCGTCATCGGCTGTATTCTAAGGGGAGACAGGGCCATGATACCTCGCGGTGACACGGTGGTCTTATCGGGTGATATGCTGGTGCTGATTTCGAGCAATGGCCAGGAACTGGCGGCCATTCGGGAATTGACCGGCCGATGA
- a CDS encoding lipid II:glycine glycyltransferase FemX has product MERITADHIEEYEAFLAAHPKGHFMQSVKWGKVKTAWRQEILVRRDAEGRIAGSLALLIRKVPGMPWTMMYCPRGPVCDIHDREMLAGLVADARELAKVHHSYELKIDPDVAVTDAAFVEALRSLGFTQKQTGKNFEGIQPKFVFRLNVEGKTEDEVMALFHSKTRYNIRVAIKNNVTVEIGGREDLKKFYEIMLETGMRDNFVTRSLTYFETMYDALGENCRLYVARYEGEIIAGTLAIWYGDKVWYLYGASSNAHRNVMPNYLLQWAMIRWAIEKGCRIYDFRGVSGDLDESNPLYGLYRFKKGFNGDFVEFVGEFDLILNNFAYFAVEKGQKVYKKMIKTVYKIKNRDKAVRK; this is encoded by the coding sequence GTGGAACGTATCACCGCCGACCATATTGAAGAATACGAGGCTTTTCTCGCCGCCCATCCCAAGGGCCACTTCATGCAGAGCGTCAAGTGGGGCAAGGTCAAAACCGCCTGGCGGCAGGAGATCCTTGTGCGCCGCGACGCCGAGGGGCGCATCGCGGGGTCGCTTGCGCTGCTCATCCGAAAGGTTCCGGGCATGCCCTGGACCATGATGTACTGCCCGCGCGGCCCGGTCTGCGACATTCACGACCGCGAGATGCTCGCGGGGCTCGTCGCCGACGCGCGGGAGCTCGCGAAAGTACACCACAGCTATGAGCTCAAAATAGACCCCGACGTCGCCGTGACCGACGCCGCTTTTGTCGAGGCGCTGCGCTCGCTCGGCTTTACGCAGAAGCAGACCGGCAAGAACTTTGAGGGCATTCAGCCAAAATTTGTCTTTCGGCTGAATGTCGAGGGCAAGACCGAGGATGAGGTCATGGCCCTGTTTCACTCCAAGACCCGCTACAACATCCGCGTGGCGATCAAAAACAACGTCACCGTGGAGATCGGCGGCCGCGAGGATCTCAAAAAATTCTACGAGATCATGCTCGAGACCGGCATGCGCGACAACTTTGTCACCCGGTCGCTGACCTATTTCGAGACCATGTACGACGCGCTCGGCGAGAACTGCCGGCTCTATGTGGCGCGCTACGAGGGGGAGATCATCGCGGGCACGCTCGCCATCTGGTACGGCGACAAGGTCTGGTATCTCTACGGCGCCTCGAGCAACGCCCACCGCAACGTCATGCCGAACTACCTGCTCCAGTGGGCCATGATCCGCTGGGCCATCGAAAAGGGCTGCCGCATCTACGATTTTCGCGGCGTGTCGGGGGACCTCGACGAGAGCAACCCCCTCTATGGCCTCTACCGCTTCAAAAAGGGCTTCAACGGCGACTTTGTGGAGTTCGTCGGGGAGTTTGATCTGATTCTCAACAACTTCGCCTACTTTGCCGTTGAGAAAGGGCAGAAAGTGTACAAGAAGATGATCAAGACCGTCTACAAAATCAAAAACCGGGACAAGGCGGTCCGAAAATAG
- the alr gene encoding alanine racemase gives MNRLVVKREDLAANIGIVREAVGQTPIIGVVKGDGYGLSAVPFARELLQNGVTTLAVSRVEEAVELRENDIESEILVMSPTSLEGEAQKIIDYRLTAAVGSLAGGILLNNLAAAKNVRVKAHLKLDTGFGRYGFLPEETDKLIDLVQSFTHVDVTGVFSHFSSSFERKKKTVSAQLTLFLDMVKKLKDAGIDPGVQHIANSCAALRFPETRLSAVRVGSAFLGRLPVKNRWKLRRIAWLECELDEVRHLPAGHNIGYTNIYKTKAVTKTAVVTLGYGDGLGVEKSKDAFRFIDKVRYTWKSVKRFLRRHNELWCTVGGKRCYTAGRLGLTNTVVDVTGVECKPGDVARFECNPLLISQRVERVYE, from the coding sequence ATGAATCGCCTGGTGGTCAAGCGGGAGGATCTCGCCGCCAACATCGGCATTGTGCGTGAGGCCGTGGGGCAGACGCCCATCATCGGCGTGGTCAAGGGCGACGGCTACGGCCTGTCGGCTGTCCCTTTCGCTAGGGAGCTACTGCAAAACGGTGTGACAACGCTTGCGGTCAGCCGCGTGGAGGAGGCCGTCGAGCTGCGCGAAAACGATATCGAGTCGGAGATTCTCGTCATGTCGCCGACCTCGCTCGAGGGCGAGGCGCAGAAGATCATTGACTATCGCCTGACCGCGGCGGTCGGGTCGCTCGCAGGCGGAATTCTCCTCAACAACCTCGCCGCGGCAAAAAATGTCCGCGTCAAGGCGCATCTCAAGCTCGACACGGGCTTTGGACGCTACGGCTTTCTGCCCGAGGAAACGGACAAGCTCATCGACCTTGTGCAGTCGTTTACCCATGTGGATGTCACGGGCGTCTTCTCGCACTTCTCCTCGTCGTTTGAGCGCAAAAAGAAGACGGTCAGCGCCCAGCTCACCCTCTTTCTCGACATGGTCAAAAAACTCAAGGACGCCGGTATCGACCCCGGTGTGCAGCACATTGCGAACTCCTGCGCGGCGCTGCGCTTTCCCGAGACGCGCCTGTCGGCCGTGCGGGTCGGATCGGCTTTTCTCGGCCGCCTGCCGGTGAAAAACAGATGGAAGTTGCGGCGCATCGCCTGGCTCGAGTGTGAGCTCGACGAGGTACGCCACCTGCCCGCGGGCCACAACATCGGCTACACCAACATCTACAAGACAAAAGCGGTGACCAAAACTGCCGTCGTCACGCTCGGCTACGGAGACGGGCTCGGCGTTGAGAAGTCGAAAGACGCCTTTCGCTTTATCGACAAGGTCCGCTATACCTGGAAGAGCGTCAAGCGCTTCCTCCGGCGGCACAACGAGCTCTGGTGCACTGTCGGCGGCAAGCGCTGCTACACGGCCGGGCGGCTGGGGCTTACCAACACGGTGGTCGATGTGACCGGCGTTGAGTGCAAGCCGGGCGACGTCGCCCGCTTCGAGTGCAACCCTCTTCTCATCTCGCAGCGCGTGGAGCGGGTCTATGAGTAA
- a CDS encoding DegT/DnrJ/EryC1/StrS family aminotransferase has translation MSKTPLYDLLVDYTKKTSVRLHMPGHGGQLHEAMKVLSTITPFDVTELPATDNLYAPGGPIAEAEELARELFGSRVSVFCAGGATLALQTALLLAGGEGAALLVDRRCHQSVFHAMALLDQHPHWLYPEGDDPCAQVLSAQALESLAAAHPEASAVVVTSPTYYGVRSDIAALADVAHRHGMALVVDNAHGSHLIALGGGELHPIRQGADYVIDSAHKTLPALTGAAYLHANAPCTPQSCKAAMALFGSTSPSFPILASLDLARAFLADRPQAFERLRGLILDLRELLECAAGLCFDCGGYESEGARLLDPLRMVLRLPGRAKELFSELSRRGIRFEMADRDHLVGIPSALLEEDALLTAGRAVMEVAAKLPATADSVSSSMLQFETIYSPRKAVFCAKKVVQLSQSEGLIAAQMLTPYPPGVPVICPGERITGDLIRAYGDTVGTIEVISQP, from the coding sequence ATGAGTAAGACGCCGCTGTACGATCTGCTTGTCGACTACACAAAAAAGACCTCGGTGCGTCTGCACATGCCGGGCCATGGCGGCCAGCTCCACGAGGCGATGAAAGTGCTCTCCACCATCACGCCTTTCGATGTGACCGAACTGCCCGCAACCGACAATCTCTACGCCCCCGGCGGCCCGATCGCCGAGGCCGAAGAGCTCGCGCGAGAGCTCTTCGGCTCGCGCGTGAGCGTCTTCTGTGCGGGCGGGGCCACGCTGGCCCTGCAGACGGCGCTGCTGCTCGCCGGCGGCGAGGGCGCGGCGCTTCTCGTCGACCGGCGCTGCCACCAGTCGGTCTTTCACGCCATGGCACTTCTCGATCAGCACCCGCACTGGCTCTATCCCGAGGGGGACGATCCCTGCGCCCAGGTGCTGAGCGCGCAGGCGCTCGAGTCGCTCGCCGCGGCCCATCCCGAGGCGAGCGCGGTCGTTGTCACCTCGCCGACCTACTACGGCGTGCGCAGCGACATCGCCGCTCTCGCCGACGTCGCCCACCGCCACGGCATGGCTCTCGTTGTGGACAACGCCCACGGCTCGCATCTGATCGCCCTTGGCGGGGGCGAACTCCACCCCATCCGGCAGGGTGCCGACTATGTCATCGACTCAGCCCACAAGACGCTGCCCGCACTGACAGGGGCCGCCTATCTGCACGCGAACGCCCCCTGCACGCCGCAGAGCTGCAAGGCGGCAATGGCGCTGTTTGGCTCGACGAGCCCCTCCTTTCCCATTCTGGCGTCTCTCGATCTGGCCCGCGCCTTTCTCGCCGACCGACCGCAGGCCTTTGAGCGGCTGCGCGGCCTGATTCTCGATCTGCGCGAGCTGCTCGAGTGCGCGGCGGGGCTGTGCTTTGACTGCGGCGGCTATGAGAGCGAGGGCGCGCGGCTTCTCGACCCACTGCGCATGGTTCTCCGTCTGCCGGGCCGGGCAAAAGAACTCTTCTCGGAGCTTTCGCGGCGCGGCATCCGCTTTGAGATGGCCGACCGCGACCACCTCGTCGGCATCCCGTCGGCGCTGCTCGAAGAGGACGCGCTTCTCACAGCGGGGCGTGCGGTCATGGAGGTTGCGGCAAAGCTCCCCGCCACGGCGGACTCCGTCTCTTCCTCCATGCTGCAATTTGAGACAATTTACTCGCCGCGAAAGGCTGTTTTTTGCGCGAAGAAAGTGGTACAATTGAGCCAGAGCGAGGGGCTTATCGCCGCCCAGATGCTCACCCCCTACCCACCCGGCGTACCGGTCATCTGTCCCGGCGAGCGCATCACCGGCGACCTCATCCGGGCATACGGGGACACGGTGGGGACCATAGAAGTGATTTCCCAACCATAA
- a CDS encoding cyclic-di-AMP receptor: MKLVMAIVNNDDSSAVSSALTKEGIQVTKLATTGGFLMAGNTTFLIGVDDDKVEQVIEIIGKMGKKRKQVVPSSASYGMGLYTSFPVEVTVGGATVFVLDVERFEKL; encoded by the coding sequence ATGAAACTTGTCATGGCAATTGTCAACAACGACGACAGCTCGGCCGTCTCGAGTGCCCTGACCAAAGAGGGCATTCAGGTGACCAAGCTCGCCACCACCGGCGGCTTTCTCATGGCCGGCAACACCACGTTCTTAATCGGTGTGGACGACGATAAAGTCGAGCAGGTCATTGAGATCATCGGCAAGATGGGCAAAAAGCGCAAACAGGTTGTCCCCTCCTCGGCCTCTTACGGCATGGGGCTCTACACCTCGTTCCCGGTGGAGGTCACCGTGGGCGGCGCTACGGTCTTTGTGCTCGACGTCGAGCGCTTTGAGAAGCTGTAA
- a CDS encoding ATP-binding protein yields the protein MPRDFATVVGNEAAVSALRSAVSGGRSAHSYLIAGSAGSGRKTLAVAFAAALFCRGGGALPCGECPQCRKVFAGQHPDLSWVRGTGETGTIKVDAIREARLAAYTLPNEADWKLCVVDGAEQMTEAAQNALLKILEEPPASAKFLLLCENPTKLLPTVRSRVISLRTTAPAHGDAVAFLTERCPDKSPVDIDAALRLSGGYLGGALALLSDDGALGDLDLAFEALDALSGTSLYDACKLLAAKAANRKCLLALLDAMGLVLRDVMLLRAGAKAASLTLSARARDISSLAMKLTNQSASNIMDKMASARAAVMQNASVPLTALNLFLQCWEEIH from the coding sequence ATGCCTCGTGATTTCGCGACTGTGGTCGGCAACGAGGCCGCGGTGTCGGCGCTTCGCAGCGCCGTCTCCGGCGGCCGGTCCGCCCACTCCTATCTGATCGCGGGCAGCGCGGGCAGCGGCAGAAAGACCCTGGCGGTCGCGTTTGCCGCTGCCCTTTTTTGCCGCGGCGGCGGCGCGCTGCCCTGCGGGGAATGTCCCCAGTGCCGCAAGGTCTTCGCGGGCCAGCACCCGGATCTGAGCTGGGTGCGCGGCACGGGTGAGACCGGCACCATCAAGGTAGACGCCATCCGCGAGGCGCGCCTTGCGGCCTACACTCTGCCGAACGAGGCCGACTGGAAGCTCTGCGTCGTCGACGGCGCCGAGCAGATGACCGAGGCCGCGCAGAACGCGCTGCTCAAAATTCTCGAGGAGCCGCCTGCGAGCGCCAAGTTTCTGCTGCTCTGTGAGAATCCGACAAAGCTGCTGCCCACGGTGCGCTCGCGCGTGATCTCCCTGCGCACCACGGCGCCGGCCCACGGCGACGCCGTCGCCTTTCTCACCGAGCGCTGCCCCGACAAGAGCCCGGTCGACATCGACGCGGCGCTGCGCCTGTCGGGCGGCTATCTCGGCGGAGCGCTCGCCCTGCTGTCGGACGACGGCGCGCTCGGCGACCTTGATCTCGCCTTTGAGGCGCTCGACGCCCTCTCAGGGACAAGCCTCTACGACGCCTGCAAGCTGCTGGCCGCAAAGGCGGCGAACCGTAAGTGCCTGCTCGCTCTGCTCGACGCGATGGGGCTGGTGCTGCGCGATGTCATGCTGCTGCGCGCCGGCGCAAAAGCTGCGTCGCTGACGCTGAGCGCCCGCGCGCGCGACATCTCGTCGCTTGCCATGAAATTGACAAATCAAAGCGCCTCCAATATAATGGACAAGATGGCGAGCGCCCGCGCCGCCGTCATGCAAAACGCGTCGGTTCCCCTCACGGCGCTCAACCTGTTTTTACAATGTTGGGAGGAAATCCATTGA
- a CDS encoding PSP1 domain-containing protein, translating into MIKVCGIRFKKVGKVYYFDPGDIDLAAGDFAIVETSRGVEFGEVVMGVREVGDDEVVQPLKPIVRRANEADYKRLRDNKQREESAFSMCQKKIAQHKLDMKLIDVEYAFDSNKILFYFTAEGRVDFRDLVKDLASVFRTRIELRQIGVRDEAKMVGGLGICGRPFCCSTHLGEFQPVSIKMAKEQGLSLNPAKISGTCGRLMCCLKYEQEAYDDLLRITPKPGAIVKTPNGRGVVLDTNLLRGKLKIKLQGSDAPAQYYSVKDISLVKDGVVKVDKKELSALRELERN; encoded by the coding sequence TTGATCAAGGTCTGCGGTATCCGCTTTAAAAAGGTGGGCAAGGTCTACTACTTCGATCCCGGCGACATCGACCTCGCCGCGGGCGATTTTGCCATTGTCGAGACATCCCGCGGGGTGGAGTTCGGCGAGGTCGTCATGGGCGTTCGCGAAGTGGGCGACGACGAGGTCGTCCAGCCCTTGAAGCCCATTGTACGCCGCGCAAACGAGGCCGACTACAAGCGCCTGCGCGACAACAAGCAGCGCGAGGAGTCCGCTTTCTCTATGTGCCAGAAAAAGATCGCGCAGCACAAGCTCGACATGAAGCTCATCGACGTGGAGTACGCCTTTGACTCCAATAAAATTCTCTTCTATTTCACCGCCGAGGGCCGGGTGGACTTTCGGGATCTGGTCAAGGATCTCGCCTCGGTCTTCCGCACCCGCATCGAGCTGCGCCAGATCGGCGTGCGCGACGAGGCGAAGATGGTCGGCGGACTCGGCATCTGTGGGCGGCCCTTCTGCTGCTCGACCCACCTGGGTGAATTCCAGCCGGTGTCCATCAAGATGGCCAAGGAGCAGGGACTCTCTCTGAATCCGGCCAAGATCTCGGGCACCTGCGGGCGGCTGATGTGCTGTCTGAAGTATGAGCAGGAGGCCTATGACGATCTTCTGCGCATCACGCCGAAGCCCGGTGCCATCGTCAAGACGCCGAATGGGCGCGGGGTGGTGCTCGACACGAATCTGCTTCGCGGCAAGCTCAAGATCAAGCTGCAGGGCAGCGACGCACCGGCCCAGTACTACTCGGTAAAAGACATCTCTCTGGTCAAAGACGGTGTGGTCAAGGTCGACAAAAAAGAGCTCTCCGCGCTGCGTGAGCTCGAGCGGAACTGA
- a CDS encoding zinc-ribbon domain-containing protein: MQTSFEPICPLCGGPFDKTRLIVLCPSCHVMYHHDCWEKNDGCAISGCPLGPGDRADREQPSQTGDDVIVPHALPPKGEQVIEPPAAPADEAAGELSPGVVAHCTSCGAELLPDARFCRRCGCALEQRPPEPAAAPPHATPVPDGKLPEPVAVPLAASEPMQRPAEPAPISSSEPAVPVHEPPAPTDMPPGAMLSRAVETCPKCGKKLKEGYAFCPRCGTPLES; encoded by the coding sequence ATGCAAACGAGCTTTGAGCCGATCTGCCCGCTGTGCGGCGGACCGTTTGACAAGACGAGACTGATTGTTCTCTGCCCGAGTTGTCATGTGATGTATCACCACGACTGCTGGGAGAAAAACGACGGCTGTGCCATCTCGGGCTGCCCGCTGGGGCCCGGCGATCGCGCGGACAGGGAACAGCCGTCACAAACCGGCGACGACGTGATTGTGCCCCATGCTCTGCCGCCGAAAGGAGAGCAGGTCATCGAGCCGCCTGCCGCCCCCGCAGACGAAGCTGCCGGTGAGCTGTCGCCGGGTGTGGTTGCCCACTGCACAAGCTGCGGCGCAGAGCTTTTGCCGGACGCACGCTTTTGCCGGCGCTGCGGCTGCGCGCTTGAACAGAGGCCGCCGGAACCCGCGGCCGCACCGCCGCACGCCACGCCAGTGCCGGACGGCAAGCTGCCGGAACCCGTGGCCGTGCCGCTTGCCGCGAGCGAGCCAATGCAGAGACCGGCGGAACCCGCCCCCATTTCATCATCTGAACCGGCAGTGCCGGTGCACGAGCCGCCTGCGCCCACCGACATGCCGCCGGGCGCGATGCTCTCCAGGGCGGTAGAGACCTGTCCCAAGTGCGGCAAAAAGCTCAAAGAGGGGTATGCGTTTTGCCCGCGCTGCGGCACACCGCTTGAATCGTAG